CGAGAGCCAGGGCGGCGGCACGTTGCTCGTGTGCCGTGGTTCGGTGGCGCGCGAGCTCGGACTGCCTGTGAGGGCGGTTGTCGGACTCGCACGCAGCCATTCCGACGGCGTGCAGACATCCATCCCCGCGCCGGGCCTGGGCGCGCTGTCAATCGGTCGCGGCTCGACCGAGTCGCCCCTTGCCAACGCCTTGGCCGGTCTGGGCCTGGGTGCGGACGACATCGCGGTGGTCTCCAAACACGACACCTCGACCCGGGCCAACGACCCCAACGAGGCGGCGATCCACGAGCGTCTGTGTGCCGAGCTCGGACGCACGCCGGGCAATCCGGTGCGTGTCGTCTCCCAGAAGGCCCTCACGGGCCATGCCAAGGGTGGTGCCGCCGCATGGCAGGTCGCGGGCATATGCGACATGTTCGACACCGCAGTCGTACCCGGCAACCCCAACCTCGATAGCCCCGACCCAGACGTTCACGCCGGCGGATGGCTGGTACCCGATGACAGGCCACTCGCCATGGAGAGCCCCCCGAGGGCCGCGATGCTCACGAGCCTCGGCTTCGGCCATGTGTCGGCAGCGGTGCTGTTGGTGCATCCGGCCGCATTCGTGGCGGCACTCGAGTCGAGCGAGGTGGACATCTACCTCGCCAGGGTGGCCGAACGCGAGGCCGAGCGGGAGCACTTGCGCCGGTGGGAGCTCCACGGCGGGGAACCCGCATACAGCCGACCTGTTGACCGGCGTCTGGCAGGAGGTGACGACGAGTCGAGGCGAGCCGCGGAGATGGATGCGCTGGTCGATGAGACGACGCGCCTGGGGGCCGGCGGTGTGTTCGTGGGCTGCGGTCCGGCCGACATCGGTCCCGATGAGCGCAACGGCGGTGGTTCCAACGGCAGTGCGTCGAACGGCAGTGCGTCGAACGGCAGTGCGTCGAACGGCAGTGCGTCGAACGGCAGTGCGTCGAACGGCAGTGCGTCGAACGGCAGTGCTTCGAACGGCAGTGCCTCCACCGGTTCCGGTGACCAGGCACCTGGCGCCGGTGTGGGCACCGGAGAGCGGTCATGAGCGTCGTCGGGCTCGGCATCGACCTGGTGGAGGTCGAGCCGTTCGCCGCCCAACTCAACGCCACCGGAACCAGCTTCCTCGAGGGCACGTTCAGTCCGGCAGAGCTCCGCCGGGCCCGCGATGGCCACGAAGTCTCCTCGACCGGGTTCGCCCGGCACCTGGCCGCGAGGTTCGCCGCCAAGGAAGCCTTTGTGAAGGCTTGGTCGATGGCCCGTGCGGGGATGCCGCCCGCCATGCACGACGTGCATTGGACCGACATCTGCATCGAGTCCGACGACTGGGGGCGCCCGTCGATCCTGCTCGGTGGCGAGACGGCGGAGTGCGTGGCCGACACCCTTGGCCGGGTCTCGCTGTCCGTGTCGCTCACCCACGAGGACTCGGTCGCGGGCGCGGTGGTCGTCATATCGCCGGCCGTCGCATCGCCACCGGCGTCCTCGTCCGCTGATGTCGCCTCGTCGGGGGAGGCAGTCCGATGATCTCGCACCACCAGCTCTCCTCCATGCCTGGCCTCGTTGTGGCGCACTGTGTAGAGGTTGGTGACCGCGTCGACGCCGGAGATGTCGTTGCCGTGGTCGAGACCATGAAGTGCGAATGGCCAGTGCATGCCGAGGAGAGCGGCCGGGTCACCTGGCTGTCTCCGCTGGGCGACGTGCTGGCGGTCGGCGACGACATCGTGCACATCCGAGCGGTGGAGTCGATCCGCCCCCCTGCCCCCGACGACCTCGCCGACCTGCTCACGGGCGCCACCCCCGAGCCGCGCCTCATGGGGCTCACGAACGGGGCGACGTTCGCCGAGTATGACCTCGATCCCGATGACCCGGACAAGCTCATCGCCGTGCCCAGGGGCCGCACCGATCGTGAGGCCGGCATCGTGGTGGGACTCGTGTCGCATCGTCTGCACGGCACCGGAGCCC
This genomic interval from Actinomycetes bacterium contains the following:
- a CDS encoding holo-ACP synthase, with the translated sequence MSVVGLGIDLVEVEPFAAQLNATGTSFLEGTFSPAELRRARDGHEVSSTGFARHLAARFAAKEAFVKAWSMARAGMPPAMHDVHWTDICIESDDWGRPSILLGGETAECVADTLGRVSLSVSLTHEDSVAGAVVVISPAVASPPASSSADVASSGEAVR